A stretch of Anoplopoma fimbria isolate UVic2021 breed Golden Eagle Sablefish chromosome 4, Afim_UVic_2022, whole genome shotgun sequence DNA encodes these proteins:
- the LOC129090140 gene encoding uncharacterized protein LOC129090140: MMIALLLLLGAFVSIGISDDSYTEKKYGEMHHIRLHRRPVLIEFSPKYNSNVTILWKKGDRPVIMDKKFTMIGSHFSIYKLTQEDSGRYIMRDKDLNELSTYTLEVKAIRKNFEGKPGDHFSFSYDLEPNSCNIYFFQESDRQPIKLKNEIVRQGRLQGGLDEFDCIGFDVKHPCGISNKALQMSCNGRYEIRDQNNNTALVASLEMNQIKMSFEREPGDLAESSHQPSRIGIGVGVFLSSLFCYCLKCYCCGKSSSKEDTPEIAAAEPDVQYQEYDHEPVGPGSDRLIQPPETLYPAQPSYTPTNPLVHNHPALNLPPAYSEVSAPVEQPDAPTFPLYSDPEPKFELKGMTFPCAPPLGSDSTHCDVYTSDKLNFL; the protein is encoded by the exons GACGACAGTTATACGGAGAAGAAGTATGGGGAAATGCATCACATTCGTCTGCACAGAAGACCTGTTCTCATTGAGTTCAGCCCAAAGTACAACTCAAACGTGACAATCTTGTGGAAAAAGGGTGACCGTCCTGTCATAATGGACAAAAAGTTTACGATGATTGGTAGCCACTTTTCCATTTATAAGTTAACTCAGGAAGACAGTGGTCGCTACATAATGAGAGACAAAGATCTGAACGAACTGTCCACCTACACACTTGAAGTAAAAG CAATCAGAAAGAACTTTGAAGGAAAACCTGGTGACCACTTCAGCTTCTCCTATgatctggaaccaaactcctgcaACATTTACTTCTTCCAAGAAAGCGACCGACAGCCGATAAAGTTGAAGAATGAGATTGTTCGTCAAGGAAGGCTGCAGGGGGGTTTGGATGAATTTGATTGCATAGGGTTTGATGTCAAACATCCATGTGGGATTTCAAACAAGGCCCTCCAGATGTCATGCAACGGACGTTATGAGATCAGAGATCAGAATAACAACACAGCCTTAGTGGCGTCACTGGAAATGAACC AAATCAAAATGAGCTTTGAAAGAGAACCTGGTGACCTGGCGG AATCATCTCATCAGCCATCTCGAATTGGTATCGGGGTTGGTGTTTTCCTGTCCTCGCTTTTCTGCTATTGCCTGAAGTGCTACTGCTGTGGGAAAAGCTCCTCCAAAGAGGACACACCTGAGATTGCTGCTGCTGAACCAGATGTTCAATACCAAGAG TATGACCATGAGCCTGTTGGACCGGGGTCAGACCGACTCATTCAGCCGCCTGAGACACTCTACCCCGCTCAGCCTTCTTATACTCCGACTAACCCGTTG GTACACAATCATCCTGCACTGAATTTGCCGCCAGCTTATTCTGAG gTTTCAGCTCCAGTAGAGCAGCCAGACGCTCCAACTTTCCCCCTCTACTCTGACCCTGAGCCAAAGTTTGAGCTGAAGGGGATGACCTTTCCCTGTGCCCCCCCACTCGGTTCAGACTCCACTCACTGTGATGTTTATACCTCAGACAAACTCAACTTCCTCTGA